From a region of the Pseudooceanicola aestuarii genome:
- a CDS encoding DNA alkylation repair protein, with the protein MTPQAALDALRDRAEPERAAGVATYHKAERPYLGTPNPAINDLATQWRRALPLEERLSLAQALWASDIHEARIAAAKLLTQARIRPDDTAAWRMICDWVPDFDAWAIADHVCMAGQRRIMADLSRVAQVEGWTTSPHMWTRRAAMVITLGLTRGNHPTAAEATARDRVLGWAAGYVEDPEWFIQKSVAWWVRDLSKHDQPRARAFLDAHGDRMKAFARKEAGKYLR; encoded by the coding sequence ATGACGCCCCAGGCGGCGCTGGACGCTTTGCGCGACCGGGCCGAACCGGAACGCGCCGCAGGGGTGGCGACCTACCACAAGGCAGAGCGCCCCTACCTGGGCACGCCGAACCCCGCGATCAACGATCTGGCAACGCAATGGCGCCGCGCCCTGCCCCTGGAGGAGCGGCTGTCCCTGGCGCAGGCGCTGTGGGCCAGCGACATTCACGAGGCCCGCATCGCCGCCGCCAAGCTGCTGACCCAGGCGCGCATTCGCCCCGATGACACCGCCGCCTGGCGCATGATCTGCGATTGGGTGCCCGATTTCGACGCCTGGGCCATCGCCGACCACGTTTGCATGGCCGGTCAGCGGCGCATCATGGCGGACCTGTCGCGCGTCGCGCAGGTGGAGGGCTGGACCACCTCTCCCCACATGTGGACACGGCGGGCGGCTATGGTGATCACCCTGGGCCTGACCCGTGGCAACCACCCCACTGCGGCGGAGGCCACGGCGCGCGACCGGGTGCTGGGCTGGGCCGCAGGATATGTGGAGGACCCGGAATGGTTCATCCAGAAATCCGTCGCCTGGTGGGTGCGGGATCTGTCGAAACACGATCAACCCCGCGCCCGCGCGTTCCTGGATGCGCATGGCGACCGGATGAAAGCCTTTGCCCGCAAGGAGGCCGGCAAGTACCTTCGCTAG
- the moaA gene encoding GTP 3',8-cyclase MoaA → MTAPLIDPFARAITYLRVSVTDRCDFRCVYCMAENMTFLPKKELLTLEELDRMCSAFVGLGVKKLRITGGEPLVRRDIMTFFRAMSRHLDSGALEELTLTTNGSQLERFAADLAAAGVRRINISLDTLDEEKFARVTRWGRLPQVLRGLDAAQAAGLAVKLNAVALKDFNEDELFTLTEFCHDRGIDLTWIEVMPMGDLGNEDRIGQYWSLTDLRAQLAQRYTLAELSDRTGGPARYVRLEETGQRIGFITPLSHNFCESCNRVRMTCTGELYMCLGQEDRADLRPALRNFPQDDAPLEQAIRAAIGAKPRGHDFDYSRQRADGQVSRHMSHTGG, encoded by the coding sequence ATGACAGCACCCCTCATCGACCCCTTCGCCCGCGCCATCACCTACCTGCGCGTTTCGGTTACGGACCGTTGCGATTTCCGCTGCGTCTATTGCATGGCGGAGAACATGACCTTCCTGCCGAAGAAGGAGCTTCTGACGCTGGAGGAGCTGGACCGCATGTGCTCCGCCTTTGTCGGTCTGGGGGTGAAGAAATTGAGGATCACCGGGGGGGAGCCGCTGGTGCGGCGCGATATCATGACCTTCTTCCGCGCCATGTCCCGGCATCTGGATAGCGGCGCACTGGAAGAGCTGACGCTGACGACCAATGGCTCCCAGCTTGAGCGGTTCGCCGCCGACCTGGCCGCCGCCGGGGTGCGCCGGATCAATATCTCCCTGGATACGCTGGACGAGGAAAAGTTCGCCCGTGTCACCCGCTGGGGGCGCCTGCCGCAGGTGCTGCGCGGGTTGGACGCGGCGCAGGCGGCTGGGCTGGCGGTCAAGCTGAACGCCGTCGCCCTGAAGGATTTCAACGAGGACGAGCTGTTCACGCTGACCGAATTCTGCCACGACCGAGGCATCGACCTGACCTGGATCGAGGTGATGCCGATGGGCGATCTGGGCAACGAGGACCGCATCGGGCAATATTGGTCCCTGACCGATCTGCGCGCCCAACTGGCGCAACGTTACACCCTGGCCGAACTGTCCGACCGCACCGGCGGGCCGGCGCGCTATGTCCGGCTGGAAGAAACCGGGCAACGCATCGGCTTCATCACGCCGCTCAGCCATAATTTCTGCGAAAGCTGCAACCGCGTGCGCATGACCTGCACCGGCGAATTGTACATGTGCCTGGGCCAGGAGGACCGCGCCGATCTGCGCCCGGCCCTGCGCAATTTCCCACAGGACGACGCGCCGCTGGAACAGGCGATCCGCGCCGCCATCGGGGCCAAACCCAGGGGCCACGATTTCGACTATTCCCGGCAGCGGGCCGATGGCCAGGTGTCCCGCCACATGAGCCATACAGGCGGCTGA
- a CDS encoding 3-deoxy-D-manno-octulosonic acid transferase: MTSPSRAPAALVLYRLVTAVAGPLAWRRVRAKLLAEGVTTARAAERLGRATLARPDGPVLWFHAASVGESVSVLALADRMLARQPGATGLITSGTSASAQVLARRLPGRCVHQFAPLDTPGAVTRFLAHWRPDAGIFVESEIWPRLLTRADAAGIPLALVNARMSAGSARNWARAGGAARDLLRRYRMIRSQDRTTHDALLRLGADPDRLAEGPNLKAMVPPLPVDQAELSRLRPALPGPVWTAVSTHSGEEEIALAAHLGARAVLPDLQLILVPRHPVRAAEVAALVRARGLSLAQRSRGEDPAGASVYLADTMGETGLWYALADLALVGGSFGPAEGHTPFEPAQLGAPVLHGPRTANFAQVYADFDAAGAALPVADARALSQAIPRLMGDPAARDAMAAAARDLLTRQAAPLDDLAEALIRALDLDPTKGAIARPAAG; the protein is encoded by the coding sequence ATGACCAGCCCGTCGCGGGCGCCTGCCGCCCTTGTCCTCTACCGCCTGGTGACGGCGGTGGCCGGGCCGCTGGCGTGGCGCCGGGTCCGGGCCAAGCTGCTGGCCGAGGGGGTCACCACCGCGCGTGCCGCAGAACGACTGGGCCGGGCGACGCTGGCACGGCCCGATGGCCCGGTGCTGTGGTTTCACGCCGCCTCTGTCGGGGAAAGCGTCTCGGTGCTGGCGCTGGCGGACCGGATGCTGGCGCGGCAGCCTGGCGCGACAGGCTTGATCACCTCCGGCACTTCGGCCTCGGCGCAGGTGCTGGCACGGCGATTGCCGGGGCGCTGCGTTCACCAATTCGCGCCGCTCGACACGCCGGGCGCGGTGACGCGGTTTCTGGCCCATTGGCGCCCCGACGCCGGCATCTTTGTCGAAAGCGAGATCTGGCCGCGCCTGCTGACCCGCGCCGATGCGGCGGGCATCCCGCTGGCGCTGGTCAATGCGCGGATGTCGGCGGGCAGTGCGCGCAACTGGGCGCGGGCCGGCGGCGCGGCGCGGGACCTGCTGCGGCGGTACCGCATGATCCGCAGTCAGGACCGCACGACCCATGACGCGCTGTTGCGGCTGGGGGCCGATCCAGACCGGCTGGCAGAAGGGCCAAACCTCAAGGCGATGGTGCCCCCCCTGCCCGTCGATCAGGCCGAGCTGTCGCGGCTGCGGCCCGCCCTCCCCGGCCCGGTCTGGACCGCCGTGTCCACCCATTCCGGAGAAGAGGAGATCGCGCTGGCCGCCCATCTCGGCGCGCGTGCCGTTCTGCCCGATCTGCAACTGATCCTGGTCCCCCGCCATCCCGTCCGGGCGGCGGAGGTCGCCGCGCTGGTCCGTGCCAGGGGGCTGTCGCTGGCGCAACGCAGTCGCGGCGAGGATCCCGCCGGGGCGTCGGTCTATCTGGCTGACACGATGGGCGAGACGGGGCTGTGGTACGCGCTGGCGGATCTGGCGCTGGTCGGCGGTTCCTTCGGTCCGGCGGAGGGGCACACCCCGTTCGAGCCCGCCCAGCTGGGCGCCCCTGTGCTGCATGGACCGCGCACCGCCAATTTCGCCCAGGTCTATGCCGATTTCGACGCCGCCGGCGCGGCCCTGCCCGTGGCGGATGCCAGGGCACTTTCCCAGGCCATCCCGCGACTGATGGGCGACCCTGCGGCCCGCGATGCGATGGCCGCCGCCGCCCGCGACCTGCTGACCCGCCAGGCCGCCCCGCTGGACGACCTGGCAGAGGCGCTGATCCGCGCGCTGGACCTTGACCCCACAAAGGGGGCGATCGCGCGGCCCGCCGCTGGCTGA
- a CDS encoding NAD(P)/FAD-dependent oxidoreductase, which translates to MEYDTIILGAGAAGLMCAAHCGGRVLVVDHARKPAEKIRISGGGRCNFTNLDVTPEKFISANPHFARSALARYTQWDFIDLLARHGITWHEKTLGQLFCDGRSAAIIDMLLRMCARAGAEITLETTATAITPLTRSGNADDATGYGLTLSGPEGRRQVRARRLVLATGGKSIPKMGATGFAYDVAAQFGHSVTQTRPALVPLTFSADRFRPLAGTALPARVAADGPPFDEALLFTHRGLSGPAILQASSYWREGAEIVVNLCPGADAYAVLRAARTKVGRRSLVRSLDGLGLIPARLADHLGTEWVLTGNLADQSDRALQTLADRLTHWRLTPSGSEGYRTAEVTLGGIDTAEISSKTMESRRQPGLYFIGECVDVTGWLGGYNFQWAWSSAMAAATAIAAA; encoded by the coding sequence ATGGAATACGATACCATCATCCTGGGCGCCGGCGCGGCGGGCCTGATGTGCGCGGCGCATTGCGGCGGCCGGGTGCTGGTGGTGGATCACGCCCGCAAACCGGCGGAGAAAATCCGCATTTCCGGCGGGGGGCGCTGCAATTTCACCAATCTCGACGTCACGCCCGAGAAATTCATCAGCGCCAATCCGCATTTCGCCCGCTCTGCCCTGGCGCGCTATACGCAATGGGATTTCATCGACCTGCTGGCCCGCCACGGCATCACCTGGCACGAGAAGACGCTGGGCCAGCTGTTCTGCGACGGACGCTCTGCCGCGATCATCGACATGTTGTTGCGGATGTGCGCCCGGGCGGGGGCCGAGATCACGCTGGAGACCACGGCCACGGCGATCACCCCACTGACCAGGAGTGGCAACGCCGACGACGCGACGGGCTATGGCCTGACGCTGTCGGGGCCGGAGGGCAGGCGGCAGGTCCGGGCGCGGCGACTGGTGCTGGCCACCGGTGGCAAGTCGATCCCCAAGATGGGCGCGACAGGCTTTGCCTACGATGTCGCGGCGCAATTCGGCCATTCGGTCACGCAGACACGGCCCGCGCTGGTGCCGTTGACCTTCTCTGCCGACAGGTTTCGCCCGCTGGCCGGCACCGCCTTGCCCGCCCGCGTTGCCGCCGATGGTCCGCCGTTCGACGAGGCGCTGCTGTTCACCCATCGCGGGCTGTCCGGTCCGGCGATCCTGCAAGCGTCTTCCTATTGGCGCGAAGGTGCGGAGATCGTGGTGAACCTGTGCCCCGGCGCCGATGCCTATGCCGTGCTACGCGCCGCCCGGACCAAGGTCGGGCGCCGGTCTCTTGTGCGGTCGCTGGACGGGTTGGGCCTGATACCGGCGCGGCTGGCCGATCACCTGGGCACCGAATGGGTCCTGACCGGCAACCTGGCGGACCAGTCGGACCGCGCGTTGCAGACGCTGGCCGACCGGCTGACCCATTGGCGCCTGACCCCTTCGGGAAGCGAGGGCTACCGCACCGCCGAGGTCACCCTGGGCGGTATCGACACGGCGGAGATTTCGTCCAAGACGATGGAATCGCGCCGCCAGCCCGGCCTGTATTTCATAGGGGAATGCGTCGACGTGACCGGCTGGCTGGGCGGGTACAATTTTCAATGGGCCTGGTCCTCCGCCATGGCGGCGGCAACGGCCATCGCGGCGGCATAG
- the murD gene encoding UDP-N-acetylmuramoyl-L-alanine--D-glutamate ligase: MIPVQGHQGETIAVLGLGRSGLTTARALRAGGARPLCWDDNPATREGAAAEGFVIADLARPGALEGVARLVVSPGIPHLYPAPNPVIDLALAHGIPVDNDIGLFFQSLAGQGWASHDQPPRVIAVTGSNGKSTTAALIHHVLTACGRDSQLAGNIGRGVLDIDPPGDGGIVVLELSSYQTDLARALTPDIAVFTNFSPDHLDRHGGIGGYFAAKRRLFAEGGPDRAIIGVDEAEGRYLAGQLAEAPGDDRVIRVSSGTKLAGAGWYVFARKGFLTEWRKGRQVGSIDLRRIAGLPGAHNHQNACCAYAAVRGLGLGPRQIEQAFHDFQGLPHRSQVIGERGGVRFVNDSKATNLDAATKALGAFDSIRWICGGLEKDGGLEALLPATGSVVKAYVIGREAANFAMQLKGVEAEVCTDMATAVARAAAEAQPGDTVLLAPAAASFDQYDSFEKRGEDFAAHVAALD; the protein is encoded by the coding sequence ATGATTCCGGTTCAGGGCCACCAGGGTGAAACGATTGCGGTGCTGGGCCTGGGACGGTCCGGCCTGACCACGGCGCGGGCGCTGCGCGCAGGCGGGGCCAGGCCGCTGTGCTGGGACGACAATCCCGCCACCCGAGAGGGTGCCGCCGCCGAAGGTTTCGTCATCGCCGATCTGGCCCGCCCCGGCGCGCTGGAGGGGGTGGCGCGTCTGGTGGTCAGCCCCGGCATTCCGCATCTCTATCCGGCGCCCAACCCGGTGATCGACCTGGCACTGGCGCACGGAATTCCGGTGGACAACGACATCGGCCTGTTCTTCCAGTCGCTGGCCGGGCAGGGCTGGGCCAGCCATGACCAGCCGCCCCGCGTCATCGCCGTCACCGGGTCCAACGGCAAATCCACCACCGCCGCGCTGATCCACCATGTGCTGACCGCCTGTGGCCGCGACAGCCAGTTGGCGGGCAATATCGGGCGCGGCGTGCTGGACATCGACCCGCCGGGCGATGGCGGTATCGTGGTTCTTGAGCTGTCGTCCTACCAGACCGACCTGGCCCGTGCGCTGACCCCGGATATCGCCGTCTTTACCAATTTCTCGCCCGACCATCTGGACCGTCACGGCGGGATCGGCGGCTATTTCGCGGCCAAGCGGCGCCTCTTTGCCGAGGGCGGGCCCGACCGCGCCATCATCGGCGTGGATGAGGCGGAGGGCCGGTACCTGGCCGGACAGCTGGCGGAAGCGCCGGGGGATGACCGGGTGATCCGCGTGTCCTCGGGGACGAAACTGGCCGGGGCGGGATGGTATGTCTTTGCCCGCAAGGGGTTCTTGACGGAATGGCGCAAGGGGCGGCAGGTCGGATCCATCGACCTGCGCCGGATTGCGGGGCTGCCCGGCGCCCATAACCATCAAAACGCCTGCTGCGCCTATGCGGCGGTGCGCGGGTTGGGGCTGGGCCCGCGCCAGATCGAGCAGGCGTTCCACGATTTCCAGGGCTTGCCACACCGCAGCCAGGTGATCGGCGAGCGCGGTGGCGTGCGCTTTGTCAACGACAGCAAGGCCACGAACCTGGACGCGGCCACCAAGGCATTGGGCGCCTTTGACAGCATCCGCTGGATCTGCGGCGGGCTGGAAAAGGACGGCGGGCTGGAGGCCTTGCTGCCGGCCACCGGATCGGTGGTGAAGGCCTATGTCATCGGACGCGAGGCGGCGAATTTCGCCATGCAGCTCAAAGGGGTGGAGGCCGAGGTTTGCACCGACATGGCCACCGCCGTGGCCCGCGCCGCCGCCGAGGCGCAGCCGGGAGATACCGTGCTGCTGGCCCCCGCCGCCGCCAGTTTCGACCAATATGACAGTTTCGAGAAACGCGGAGAGGACTTCGCCGCCCATGTCGCCGCGCTGGATTGA
- the mraY gene encoding phospho-N-acetylmuramoyl-pentapeptide-transferase → MLYWLTALSDGGDVFNLFRYITFRAGGALMTALVFGFLFGPPLINVLRRSQGKGQPIRDDGPETHLAKAGTPTMGGLLIVGALVTSTLLWARLDNPYVWIVLFVTLSFGLIGFADDYAKVSKQNTAGIPAKMRLLIGFGIAGIAAYWASAVHPTELQFQLALPVFKDVLINMGWLFLPFAMFVIVGSANAVNLTDGLDGLAIMPVMIAASALGVIAYTVGRVDFSEYLDVHYVPGTGEILIFVAGLVGGGLGFLWYNAPPAAVFMGDTGSLALGGAIGAIAVAAKHEIVLGIVGGLFVVEALSVIIQVLYFKRTGKRVFLMAPIHHHYEKKGWAEPQIVIRFWIISLILAMIGLATLKLR, encoded by the coding sequence ATGTTGTATTGGCTGACAGCGCTCTCCGATGGGGGGGACGTGTTCAACCTGTTCCGCTACATCACGTTCCGCGCCGGCGGTGCGTTGATGACGGCGCTGGTCTTCGGCTTCCTGTTCGGGCCGCCGCTGATCAACGTGCTGCGCCGCAGCCAGGGCAAGGGCCAGCCGATCCGCGATGATGGCCCGGAAACCCACCTGGCCAAGGCCGGGACGCCGACCATGGGCGGGTTGCTGATCGTCGGCGCGCTGGTGACTTCCACCCTGCTCTGGGCGCGGCTGGACAATCCCTATGTCTGGATCGTCCTGTTCGTCACCCTGTCCTTCGGGTTGATCGGGTTTGCCGACGATTACGCCAAGGTGTCCAAGCAGAACACCGCCGGCATCCCTGCCAAAATGCGGCTGCTCATCGGCTTTGGTATCGCCGGGATCGCCGCCTACTGGGCCTCGGCCGTGCATCCGACCGAGTTGCAGTTCCAGTTGGCGCTGCCGGTCTTCAAGGATGTGCTGATCAACATGGGCTGGCTGTTCCTGCCCTTCGCGATGTTTGTCATCGTGGGTTCGGCCAATGCCGTGAACCTGACCGACGGGCTGGACGGGCTGGCGATCATGCCGGTGATGATCGCAGCCTCGGCCCTGGGCGTGATCGCCTATACCGTGGGGCGGGTCGATTTCTCGGAATACCTGGACGTGCATTACGTGCCCGGCACTGGCGAGATCCTGATCTTTGTCGCCGGGCTGGTGGGCGGGGGGCTGGGTTTCCTGTGGTACAACGCGCCGCCTGCCGCCGTCTTCATGGGCGACACAGGATCGCTGGCCCTGGGCGGGGCGATCGGTGCCATCGCCGTGGCCGCCAAGCACGAGATCGTGCTGGGCATTGTCGGCGGGCTGTTCGTGGTCGAAGCGCTGAGCGTGATCATCCAGGTGCTATACTTCAAGCGAACGGGCAAACGGGTGTTCCTGATGGCTCCGATCCATCATCATTACGAGAAGAAGGGCTGGGCGGAGCCGCAGATCGTCATCCGGTTCTGGATCATCTCCCTGATCCTGGCGATGATCGGCCTTGCCACGCTGAAACTGCGCTGA
- a CDS encoding UDP-N-acetylmuramoyl-tripeptide--D-alanyl-D-alanine ligase, whose product MTLWTGAQAAQATGGRAIGNWSAAGVSIDTRTLARGDLFIALKAARDGHDFVAQALAKGAAAALVTHVPDGVAPDAPLLIVADVQRALEDLGRAGRARMQGRVVAVTGSAGKTSTKEMLRDVLGAQRRTHVAEASYNNHWGVPLTLARMPRDAELAVIEIGMNHPGEIAPLARLARPHVAMITTIAPAHLEAFENIDAIAREKASIFDGLEPGGVAVINGDLPTTPILVDAAKAQQARILRFGEARRNHHRLLDVRVTEDCLVCHARAWRVPVTYKAAAAGRHFAVNALGVLAVAHVLGLDRALALADLGRWTPPAGRGLRQRLILDPLEKSLSFELIDDAFNANPTSMAAALDVLAAARVRNDVGRFAQGRRIAVLGEMLELGPEGEDMHRALAAHPAMEKLDLVHCVGPRMRVLYDALPHHLRGRMEVTADPLIAQAGRLVDAGDVLLVKGSKGSRVSGVVDALRKLSHPADD is encoded by the coding sequence TTGACCCTCTGGACCGGGGCGCAGGCCGCGCAGGCCACGGGCGGGCGGGCCATCGGCAACTGGTCGGCGGCGGGCGTGTCCATCGACACCCGTACCCTGGCGCGTGGTGACCTTTTCATCGCGTTGAAGGCGGCGCGGGACGGCCATGATTTCGTCGCCCAGGCGCTGGCCAAGGGGGCCGCCGCCGCGCTGGTCACCCATGTCCCCGACGGCGTGGCCCCGGATGCGCCGTTGCTGATCGTGGCGGACGTACAGCGCGCGCTGGAGGATCTGGGCCGGGCAGGGCGCGCCCGGATGCAGGGTCGCGTGGTGGCGGTGACGGGATCGGCCGGCAAGACCTCGACCAAGGAGATGCTGCGCGACGTGCTTGGCGCGCAGCGCCGCACCCACGTGGCAGAGGCAAGTTACAACAACCATTGGGGCGTGCCCCTGACCCTGGCGCGGATGCCGCGCGACGCCGAACTGGCGGTGATCGAGATCGGGATGAACCATCCCGGAGAGATCGCGCCGCTGGCCCGCCTGGCCCGCCCGCATGTCGCGATGATCACCACCATCGCCCCCGCCCACCTGGAAGCGTTCGAGAATATCGACGCCATCGCCCGCGAAAAGGCCAGCATCTTCGATGGGCTGGAGCCGGGCGGCGTTGCGGTGATCAACGGCGATCTGCCCACCACTCCGATCCTGGTCGACGCGGCCAAGGCGCAGCAGGCCCGCATCCTGCGATTCGGAGAGGCGCGGCGAAATCATCACCGCCTTCTGGATGTCCGCGTGACCGAGGATTGCCTGGTCTGTCACGCCCGCGCCTGGCGCGTGCCCGTCACCTACAAGGCCGCGGCGGCGGGTCGGCATTTCGCGGTCAACGCTTTGGGGGTCCTTGCCGTGGCGCATGTGCTGGGGTTGGACCGGGCACTGGCGCTGGCCGATCTGGGCCGCTGGACCCCACCTGCCGGGCGCGGGCTGCGACAACGGCTTATCCTTGACCCGCTGGAAAAATCACTGTCCTTCGAACTGATCGACGACGCGTTCAACGCCAACCCGACCTCCATGGCCGCCGCGCTGGACGTGCTGGCAGCGGCGCGGGTGCGCAACGATGTCGGGCGTTTTGCCCAGGGGCGCCGTATCGCGGTGCTGGGGGAGATGCTGGAGCTTGGCCCTGAGGGCGAGGACATGCACCGCGCGCTGGCGGCGCATCCGGCGATGGAAAAACTCGACCTTGTGCATTGTGTCGGCCCCCGGATGCGGGTGCTATATGATGCGCTGCCGCACCATCTGCGCGGCCGGATGGAAGTGACCGCCGATCCGCTGATCGCCCAGGCCGGGCGGCTGGTGGATGCGGGCGATGTCCTGCTGGTCAAGGGCTCCAAGGGCTCAAGGGTGAGCGGCGTTGTTGACGCCCTCAGGAAATTGAGCCATCCCGCTGACGATTGA
- a CDS encoding UDP-N-acetylmuramoyl-L-alanyl-D-glutamate--2,6-diaminopimelate ligase, with product MSDGSGTGRNGLQEKSLAQLGLTARGGREARITGLAVDSREVREGYLFGAMPGSRVHGGEFIKYALRMGASAILTDAEGARLAAAELADSPAALIVAADPRQALAFAAALWFGAQPRVMAAVTGTNGKTSVASFLRQIWAELGHAAVNLGTTGVEGAVDLPLHHTTPEPITLHRTLARVAAEGVTHAAMEASSHGLAQRRLDGVVLSVGGFTNLTQDHLDYHADFTEYFNAKAGLFTRVLPPEGHAVINLDGERGPDMVAEAESRGLDAMTVGCGEEAEIRVLARRYEPEGQILRVAFDGTEYQVPLHLIGDFQAENVLVAAGMAILSGEEAADVFAALTRLGGVRGRMQLAARRGNGAAVFVDYAHTPDAIATALRALRPHVMGRVIAVIGAGGDRDRTKRPLMGQAAAENADLVFVTDDNPRSEDPAEIRQAVMMGCPGGIEVADRAEAILRAVDALGPGDALLIAGKGHETGQIVGDTIFPFDDVEQASVAVAALDGGGI from the coding sequence ATGTCGGATGGCAGCGGGACCGGCCGCAACGGTCTTCAGGAAAAATCGCTGGCCCAGCTGGGTCTGACCGCGCGTGGCGGACGGGAGGCCCGGATCACCGGGCTGGCCGTCGATAGCCGCGAGGTGCGGGAGGGATATCTGTTCGGCGCCATGCCCGGCAGCCGTGTGCATGGTGGCGAGTTCATCAAATATGCCCTGCGGATGGGGGCCAGCGCGATCCTGACCGATGCGGAGGGCGCGCGCCTTGCCGCAGCGGAACTGGCGGACAGCCCGGCGGCGCTGATCGTCGCGGCGGATCCGCGCCAGGCGCTGGCCTTTGCCGCCGCTCTCTGGTTCGGGGCGCAGCCGCGCGTCATGGCCGCGGTGACCGGCACCAATGGCAAGACCTCGGTCGCCTCTTTCCTGCGCCAGATCTGGGCGGAGCTGGGCCATGCCGCCGTCAACCTGGGCACCACCGGGGTGGAGGGCGCGGTGGACCTGCCGCTGCATCATACCACCCCCGAACCGATCACCCTGCACCGCACCCTGGCCCGTGTCGCCGCCGAAGGGGTGACTCATGCCGCGATGGAGGCCTCCTCCCACGGGCTGGCGCAGCGACGGTTGGACGGCGTGGTGCTGAGCGTCGGGGGCTTTACCAACCTCACCCAGGATCATCTGGATTACCACGCTGATTTCACAGAATATTTCAATGCCAAGGCTGGTCTTTTCACCCGTGTTCTGCCGCCCGAGGGCCACGCGGTCATCAACCTGGACGGCGAACGTGGCCCGGACATGGTGGCTGAGGCCGAATCGAGAGGTTTGGATGCCATGACCGTCGGCTGCGGCGAGGAGGCGGAGATCCGCGTGCTCGCCCGCCGCTATGAGCCGGAGGGGCAGATCCTGCGGGTGGCCTTTGACGGGACCGAATACCAGGTGCCGCTGCACCTGATCGGGGACTTCCAGGCGGAGAACGTGCTGGTTGCCGCCGGCATGGCGATCCTGTCTGGCGAGGAGGCCGCCGATGTCTTTGCCGCGCTGACCCGGCTGGGCGGTGTGCGCGGGCGGATGCAGTTGGCGGCCCGGCGTGGCAATGGCGCGGCGGTTTTTGTCGATTACGCTCATACGCCCGATGCCATCGCCACCGCCCTCCGGGCGCTGCGGCCGCATGTGATGGGCCGTGTGATCGCGGTGATCGGCGCCGGGGGCGATCGCGACCGGACCAAGCGCCCGTTGATGGGGCAGGCGGCGGCAGAGAATGCCGACCTGGTCTTTGTCACCGATGACAACCCGCGCAGCGAAGACCCGGCGGAGATCCGGCAAGCCGTGATGATGGGCTGCCCCGGTGGGATCGAAGTCGCCGACCGGGCAGAGGCGATCCTGCGTGCCGTAGATGCGCTTGGCCCCGGAGACGCGTTGCTGATCGCAGGCAAGGGGCACGAGACCGGGCAGATCGTGGGCGATACGATCTTTCCCTTCGACGACGTGGAACAGGCCTCCGTCGCGGTGGCGGCGCTGGACGGGGGCGGGATTTGA